A single genomic interval of Oncorhynchus mykiss isolate Arlee chromosome 13, USDA_OmykA_1.1, whole genome shotgun sequence harbors:
- the LOC110485289 gene encoding zinc finger protein 850-like has translation MVQDRASPSPSTLPESPGHNSPGSALLLDLKRVSVLLVDCRKTAGQSGTVREGQEEGDLISSRDIHCCSLSGRGLSSGEPQHPVADETEKSLSRLEHPKKHQQGHTGKKPHHCCSDCGKSFTSQSGFIIHCDQCGKSFAASNTFKSNVRIHTGEKPYPCLDCGKSFARAGTLTVHQRVHTGEKPYSCDQCGKSFNQSGSLTTHQRVHTGEKPYSCDQCGKSFNHLGNLTTHQRTHTGEKPYSCDQCGKSFAVSETLTRHQRIHTGEKPYNCGQCGKSFAGVSSLTAHQQTHTGEKPYSCDQCGKSFVIVSSLITHQRTHTGEKPYSCGQCGKSFAVASTLITHQRTHTGVKPYSCDQCGKSFAAASALIIHQRTHTGVKPYSCDQCGKSFAAASALIIHQRTHTGEKPYSCDQCGKSFKHSGSLTTHQRTHTGVKPYSCDQCGKSFKHSGNLTTHQRTHTGEKPYSCDQCGKSFAVSDRLTRHQRIHTGEKPYDCGQCGKSFARVSSLTAHQQTHTGEKPYSCDQCGKSFVIVSSLTAHQRTHTGEKPYSCGQCGKSFAVASSLTAHQRTHTGVKPYSCDQCGKSFAVSEKLTRHQRIHTGEKPYRCDHCGKSFAQSEKLTRHQRIHTGEKPYTCDHCGKSFAQSDNLYSHQRIHTGEKPYSCDQCGKSFALASTLTRHHRTHTGEKPYSCYQCGKSFALASHLTAHHRIHTGVKPYSCDQCGRGFSQSVTWNIHQRTHTGEKPYSCVQCGKSFAVFSSLSTHQRTHTGEKPYSCDQCGKSFAAGSTLTRHLRTHTGEKSYRCDHCGKSFAQSQKLTRHQRTHTGEKPY, from the exons ATGGTTCAG GACAGAGCTAGTCCGTCCCCCTCCACCCTGCCGGAGTCCCCTGGTCACAactctcctggtagcgccttacTGCTGGATCTGAAGAGGGTTTCTGTGCTGCTGGTCGACTGCAGGAAAACAGCAGGgcagagtggaactgtgagagaagGACAGGAGGAGGGAGATTTGATTTCATCAA GGGACATACACTGTTGTTCTCTCAGCGGGAGGGGCTTAtcatctggggagcctcaacatcCTGTTGCTGACgagacagagaagagtctctccagattaGAACACCCCAAGAAACACCAGCAGGGACATACAGGGAAGAAACCTcaccactgctgctctgactgtgggaagagtttcacaaGCCAGAGTGGCTTCATTATTcactgtgatcagtgtgggaagagttttgctgcATCTAACACCTTCAAATCTAATGTAAGAattcatacaggggagaagccttacccctGCCTTGATTGTGGGAAAAGCTTTGCTCGTGCAGGAACCTTAACTGTACACCAGCGtgtacacactggagagaagccttatagttgtgatcagtgtgggaagagcttcaatcagTCAGGCAGCCTGACTACACACCAGCgtgtacacacaggagagaaaccttatagttgtgatcagtgtgggaagagcttcaatcatTTAGGCAACCTGACtacacaccagcgaacacacacaggagagaagccttatagttgtgatcagtgtgggaagagctttgctgtaTCAGAAACACTAACTAGACACCAgcgaatacacactggagagaagccttataactgtggtcagtgtggaaagagctttgctgGAGTTTCGTCCCTGACTGCACACCAGCAAACTCAcactggagaaaagccttacagctgtgatcagtgtgggaagagctttgttATAGTTTCCTCCCTGATTACACACCAGCGAACTCAcactggagaaaagccttacagctgtggtcagtgtgggaagagctttgctgtaGCTTCCACCCTGATTACACACCAGCGAACTCACACTGGagtgaagccttatagctgtgatcagtgtgggaagagctttgctgcAGCTTCCGCCCTGATTATACACCAGCGAACTCACACTGGagtgaagccttatagctgtgatcagtgtgggaagagctttgctgcAGCTTCCGCCCTGATtatacaccagcgaacacacacaggagagaaaccttatagctgtgatcagtgtgggaagagcttcaaacATTCAGGCAGCCTGACtacacaccagcgaacacacacaggagtgaagccttatagctgtgatcagtgtggaaagagcttcAAACATTCAGGCAACCTAACtacacaccagcgaacacacacaggagagaagccttatagttgtgatcagtgtgggaagagctttgctgtaTCAGATAGACTAACTAGACACCAgcgaatacacactggagagaagccttatgaCTGTGgtcagtgtggaaagagctttgctAGAGTTTCCTCCCTGACTGCACACCAGCAAACTCAcactggagaaaagccttacagctgtgatcagtgtgggaagagctttgttATAGTTTCCTCCCTGACTGCACACCAGCGAACTCAcactggagaaaagccttacagctgtggtcagtgtgggaagagctttgctgtaGCTTCCTCCCTGACTGCACACCAGCGAACTCACACTGGagtgaagccttatagctgtgatcagtgtgggaagagctttgctgtaTCAGAAAAACTAACTAGACACCAGcggatacacacaggagagaaaccttatagatGTGATCAttgtggaaagagctttgctcAATCAGAAAAACTAACTAGACACCAGcggatacacacaggagagaagccttataccTGTGATCAttgtggaaagagctttgctcAATCAGATAACCTGTATTCACACCAGCggatacacactggagagaagccttatagctgtgatcagtgtgggaagagctttgctctAGCTTCCACCCTGACTAGAcaccacagaacacacactggagagaagccgtaTAGCTgttatcagtgtgggaagagctttgctctAGCTTCCCACCTGACTGCACACcacagaatacacacaggagtgaAGCCTTATAGTTGTGATCAGTGTGGAAGGGGCTTTTCTCAATCAGTAACCTGGAAtatacaccagcgaacacacacaggagagaagccttatagctgtgttcagtgtggaaagagctttgctgTATTTTCCTCCCTGTCtacacaccagcgaacacacactggagagaagccttatagctgtgatcagtgtgggaagagctttgctgcAGGTTCCACCCTGACTAGACACctgcgaacacacacaggagagaaatcttatagatGTGATCAttgtggaaagagctttgctcAATCACAAAAACTAACTagacaccagcgaacacacactggagagaaaccttattaG
- the LOC110487475 gene encoding zinc finger protein 135: MDRDRASPSPSTLPESPGHNSPGSSLLLDLKRVFVRLVDCRKTAGQSGTVREGHEEGDLISSRDTPNRRSLSGRCLSSGDPQPHVADETAKCLSRSEHLKKHQQGRTGKKPHHCCSDCGKSFTNRSDFIIHQRIHTGEKPYCCSQCGKSFAASNTLKSHLRIHTGEKPYPCLDCGKNFSYLGALNIHKLTHTGVKPYSCDQCGKSYAVSDALTIHQCIHTGEKSYICDQCGKGFSQSGPLNSHQRTHTGERPYVCLCGKSFALASTLNTHQLTHTGEKPFRCDQCGKSFAIASSLTRHHRTHTGERPYVCLCGKSFALASTLNTHQLTHTGEKPFRCDQCGKSFAIASSLTRHHRTHTREKPFTCVKCGKSFSQSGTLNSHQRTHTGEKPYRCAQCGKSFAQSVHLNIHQRQHTGEKPFSCDQCGKSFAVSEKLTIHQRIHTGEKPYRCDQCGKSFSQSGTLNSHQRTHTGVKPYVCLCRKSFAYLGQLKKHQKTKTCRISSPSYLTPVPVH; the protein is encoded by the exons ATGGATCGG GACAGAGCTAGTCCGTCCCCCTCCACCCTGCCGGAGTCCCCTGGTCACAACTCTCCTGGTAGCTCCTTACTGCTGGATCTGAAGAGGGTGTTTGTGCGGCTGGTCGACTGCAGGAAAACAGCAGGgcagagtggaactgtgagagaagGACATGAGGAGGGAGATTTGATTTCATCAA GGGACACCCCTAACCGTCGTTCTCTCAGTGGCAGGTGCTTATCTTCTGGGGATCCTCAACCACATGTTGCTGACGAGACAGCGAAGTGTCTTTCCAGATCAGAACATCTCAAGAAACATCAGCAGGGACGTACAGGGAAGAAACCTcaccactgctgctctgactgtgggaagagtttcacaaACCGGAGTGACTTCATTATTCACCAGCGGATTCACACCGGAGAAAAACCGTACTGCTGCTcacagtgtgggaagagcttcgcTGCTTCTAACACCTTAAAATCTCATCTGAGAattcatacaggggagaagccttacccctGCCTTGATTGTGGGAAAAACTTTTCATATTTGGGAGCCCTAAACATACACAAGCTAACACACACTGGagtgaagccttatagctgtgatcaatgtgggaagagctaTGCTGTATCAGATGCCCTAACTATACACCAgtgcatacacacaggagagaaatcttatatctgtgatcagtgtgggaagggCTTCAGTCAATCAGGGCCCCTAAATTCACACCAGCGAACGCACACTGGAGAGAGACCTTATGTCTGTctatgtgggaagagctttgctctAGCTTCCACCCTGAATACACACCAgctaacacacactggagagaagccttttagatgtgatcagtgtgggaagagctttgctatAGCTTCCTCCCTGACTAGACACCatcgaacacacactggagagagaccttatgtctgtctatgtgggaagagctttgctctAGCTTCCACCCTGAATACACACCAgctaacacacactggagagaagccttttagatgtgatcagtgtgggaagagctttgctatAGCTTCCTCCCTGACTAGACACCATCGAACACACACTAGAGAGAAACCTTTTACCTGTGTtaagtgtgggaagagcttcagtcAATCAGGGACACTAAATTCACACCAGCGAacgcacactggagagaaaccttatagatGTGCTCAGTGTGGCAAGAGCTTTGCTCAATCAGTACACCTGAATATACACCAGAGacaacacacaggagagaagccttttagctgtgatcagtgtgggaagagctttgctgtGTCAGAAAAACTTACTATACACCagcgcatacacacaggagagaagccttataggtgtgatcagtgtgggaagagcttcagtcAATCAGGGACCCTAAAttcacaccagcgaacacacactggagtgaAACCCTATGTGTGTCTATGTAGGAAGAGCTTTGCTTATTTAGGGCAATTGAAAAAACACCAGAAAACAAAAACGTGCCgtatttcctctccctcctatctgACACCGGTTCCAGTACACTAA
- the LOC110513424 gene encoding zinc finger protein 883-like translates to MFLFEERIASTMDRDKASPSPSNLPESPGHNSPGSALLLDLKRVSVWLVDCRKTPGQSGTVREGQEEGDLISSSDTPNCRSLSGRSLSGGPQQHVTDVTEKSLSRSEHLKKHQQRCRGKKPHHYCSDCGKSFTSRSGFIMHQRIHTREKPYCCSQCGKSFTCAGGLKVHQRIHTGEKPYSCPECGKCFTASNAFKYHLRIHTGERPYPCLDCGKSFNQSCNLTTHKLTHTGVKPYSCDQCGKSFNQAVHLTTHKLAHSGVKPYSCDQCGKSFAVASTLNRHQVTHTGVKPYSCDHCGKSFSVVSSLIRHQATHTGERTYVCLCGKSFALASNLTTHQRTHTGEKPYSCDQCGKSFAVSEKLTIHLRTHTGEKPYSCDQCGKSFSQSVHLNTHQRTHTGENPYSCDQCGKSFSQSGTLNSHQRTHTGEKPYVCFCGKSFAHLGPMKKHQKTKTCHISSPSYLSPVPDP, encoded by the exons ATGTTTTTATTTGAAGAAAGAATAGCTTCCACGATGGATCGG GACAAAGCTAGTCCGTCCCCCTCCAACCTGCCGGAGTCCCCTGGTCACAactctcctggtagcgccttacTGCTGGATCTGAAGAGGGTGTCTGTGTGGCTGGTCGACTGCAGGAAAACACCAGGgcagagtggaactgtgagagaagGACAGGAGGAGGGAGATTTGATTTCATCAA GTGACACCCCTAACTGTCGTTCTCTCAGTGGGAGGAGCTTATCTGGAGGGCCTCAACAACATGTTACTGACGtgacagagaagagtctctccagatcagaacacctcaagaaacaccagcagagatGTAGAGGGAAGAAACCTCACCactactgctctgactgtgggaagagtttcactagcaggagtggcttcattaTGCACCAGCGGATTCACACCCGAGAGAAACCGTACTGctgctctcagtgtgggaagagtttcacctGTGCAGGAGGTCTTAAAGTACACCAAAGAATCcatactggagagaagccttacagcTGCCCAGAATGTGGGAAGTGTTTTACTGCTTCTAACGCCTTCAAATATCATTTGCGAATTCATACAGGGGAGCGGCCTTACCCCTGCCTTGATTGTGGAAAGAGCTTCAACCAGTCATGCAACCTGACGACACACAAGCTAACACACACTGGagtgaagccttatagctgtgatcagtgtgggaagagcttcaatcagGCAGTCCACCTGACCACACACAAGCTAGCACACTCTGGAGTGAagccttacagctgtgatcagtgtgggaagagctttgctgtaGCTTCCACCCTGAATagacaccaggtaacacacacaggagttaagccttatagctgtgatcactGTGGGAAGAGCTTCTCTGTAGTTTCCTCCCTGATTAGACACCAGgcaacacacactggagagagaacttatgtctgtctctgtgggaagagctttgctctAGCTTCCAACCTGACtacacaccagcgaacacacactggagagaaaccttatagctgtgatcagtgtggaaagagctttgctgTATCAGAAAAACTAACTATTCACctgcgaacacacacaggagaaaagccttatagctgtgatcagtgtgggaagagcttcagtcAATCAGTACACCTGAAtacacaccagcgaacacacacaggagagaatccttatagctgtgatcagtgtggaaagagtttcagtCAATCAGGGACCCTAAAttcacaccagcgaacacacactggagagaaaccataTGTCTGTTtttgtgggaagagctttgctcaTTTAGGGCCAATGAAAAAACACCAGAAAACTAAAACGTGCCatatttcctctccctcctatctgTCACCGGTTCCAGATCCATAA